From Hippoglossus stenolepis isolate QCI-W04-F060 chromosome 6, HSTE1.2, whole genome shotgun sequence, a single genomic window includes:
- the LOC124851118 gene encoding tubulin alpha chain-like → MRECISIHVGQAGVQIGNACWELYCLEHGIQPDGQMPSDKTIGGGDDSFNTFFSETGAGKHVPRAVFVDLEPTVIDEVRSGIYRQLFHPEQLITGKEDAANNYARGHYTIGKEIIDIVLDRIRKLADQCTGLQGFLVFHSFGGGTGSGFTSLLMERLSVDYGKKSKLEFSIYPAPQVSTAVVEPYNAILTTHTTLEHSDCAFMVDNEAIYDICRRNLDIERPSYTNLNRLIGQIVSSITASLRFDGALNVDLTEFQTNLVPYPRIHFPLATYAPVISAEKAYHEQLSVSEITNACFEPANQMVKCDPRHGKYMACCLLYRGDVVPKDVNAAIATIKTKRSIQFVDWCPTGFKVGINYQPPTVVPGGDLAKVQRAVCMLSNTTAIAEAWARLDHKFDLMYAKRAFVHWYVGEGMEEGEFSEAREDMAALEKDYEEVGVDSIEGEGEEEGEEY, encoded by the exons ATG cgCGAGTGCATCTCCATCCACGTTGGTCAGGCCGGTGTCCAGATTGGCAACGCCTGCTGGGAGCTGTACTGCCTGGAACATGGGATCCAGCCGGACGGACAGATGCCCAGCGACAAGACCATCGGAGGAGGAGACGACTCCTTCAACACCTTCTTCAGTGAGACCGGAGCAGGAAAGCACGTCCCCAGAGCCGTCTTCGTCGACCTGGAGCCCACTGTCATCG ATGAAGTTCGCTCTGGAATCTACCGCCAGCTGTTCCACCCTGAGCAGCTGATCACTGGGAAGGAAGATGCTGCCAACAACTACGCCCGTGGACACTACACCATCGGCAAAGAGATCATTGACATTGTGCTGGACAGGATCCGCAAACTG gCCGACCAGTGCACTGGTCTTCAGGGCTTCCTGGTCTTCCACAGCTTCGGAGGTGGCACCGGCTCTGGCTTCACCTCCCTGCTGATGGAGCGTCTGTCCGTCGACTACGGCAAGAAGTCCAAGCTGGAGTTCTCCATCTACCCAGCCCCCCAGGTGTCCACCGCTGTGGTGGAGCCCTACAACGCCATCCTGACCACCCACACCACCCTGGAGCACTCTGACTGTGCCTTCATGGTAGATAACGAGGCCATCTACGATATCTGCCGCAGGAACCTGGACATCGAACGTCCCTCCTACACCAACCTGAACAGGCTGATCGGTCAGATCGTGTCCTCCATCACTGCTTCCCTCCGTTTCGATGGCGCCCTCAACGTGGATCTGACCGAGTTCCAGACCAACTTGGTGCCATATCCCCGTATCCACTTCCCTCTGGCCACCTACGCCCCCGTCATCTCTGCAGAGAAGGCGTACCACGAGCAGCTCTCCGTGTCTGAGATCACAAACGCCTGCTTCGAGCCGGCCAATCAGATGGTGAAATGTGACCCTCGCCACGGCAAGTACATGGCCTGCTGCCTCCTGTACCGTGGAGATGTGGTGCCCAAAGATGTCAACGCCGCCATCGCCACCATCAAGACCAAACGCTCCATCCAGTTTGTGGACTGGTGCCCCACTGGATTCAAGGTCGGCATCAACTACCAGCCGCCCACTGTGGTTCCTGGTGGAGACCTGGCCAAGGTCCAGAGGGCCGTGTGCATGCTGAGCAACACCACCGCCATCGCTGAGGCCTGGGCTCGGCTCGACCACAAGTTTGATCTGATGTACGCCAAGAGGGCCTTCGTTCACTGGTATGTGGGTGAGGgtatggaggagggagagttctCCGAGGCCAGGGAGGACATGGCAGCTCTGGAGAAAGATTACGAGGAGGTCGGAGTCGACTCCATCGAgggtgagggagaagaggaaggagaagaataTTAA